Within Phycisphaerales bacterium, the genomic segment CACCTCGAAGCCGCAGTTGATGGCCTGAATCGTGGCCGCACCGATGACCGCATTGATGCCCGGAGCCGGGCCGCCGCCGACGATAATTCCCAGTCGCTTCGCCATGCCTCACTCACACTGTTGCGCCTGTGGGGCTCGACGGCGCGGATGGTTCGCCACCCGCCTGCCGCCCGCTACTTCACACGCGCTGGACTCTCGTTGTCAGACCCGGCCGCGAGGCCTGGGCGCTGCTTGGTCAAACCCCCGTCGCGGGGCCGCTGCTGCCTGTCAGCCGCTTGGCTGGACCCGGGCCGCGCCGCGACCCACAAAGCCCGGCAGTATACAGACCTTGGCATCCATAATCAAATCCACCCCTGGACAACGCTCGGGGAAGCCATGGCCCGGGCGGTGTGAGCGTCCGCTGTCCGGTAACTTGGCGTGGTTTGCTCTGATATCGCATCGAACCACCGTGAGCGGCCTCTCTCCAGGTAAAATTCGGGAGCGGTTTTGCTTGTGTGGGCGGCATATTTCACACTTCCATGGTGAACCGACCCATGCGGCCGGTCTCGGGGTCACGCGCCGGTGGGCGCGCCTTGCAACCGTCACCTGGGCCGATTCGCGGTGGTTGAGCTTTCTGCGACCGAGTGATGCAGCGTGGCTGCCGGACGATGGTGCCATGGAACCCACAACAGCCGAACAACAGCTACGCCGCCTTTTCCCGGGGGAGCTCCTGCCGCACCGGCCCTTACCAGGCAATCTATACGACCGACATGGTGGACTGCTGGCCCCTCGTGGAACCGTGCTTGCGGAGACGGGTCTGGGAGCTCTCGCCGAGCATGGTGCGGCCGTATATGCCGGACCGGATTGGGAACCATCCGAATCACAACACCGGGAGTCCGCGCTCGATTCTCCCGAGGAATTGCTGCAAACACTGCACCGGCAGCATCGGGGCGGACGTGGCGCGCCACGGTGTCGGCGATTTGCGCGTCATAAGTGGCGGACCAGACTCTCGGTGCTGGTGCAGGAGTGCAGTAAGGGCATCACCTATCGGCGGCGAATGACCGTGGCGGCGTGTGATCTCTCGGCCCACGGATTCGCGTTCACGGCAGTGAAGTTCCTTCATCCCGGCACGGTGGTATACGCCCGTTTTGTAACCGATGCGCAGCAGTCCATCATGAAGGGCATCGTGCGGAACTGCGTGTACCTCGGAGATCGGCTGCACCGCATCGGGGTGGAGTTTATTGCGCGCAATCCCAGTGAGCGGACACCGGAATTTCTGGAGCTCGCCAACGGGGAGTAAGGGTGCCGGGGCGTGGGGCCGGGTGGGTGCGCGCGGCACTCGTCATGTTCGGATTTTGGTGCTTACTCCGCACCCGCACCGGCAATCGGTAGCGGAACGTGCTGCGGCTCGACTTGCGGCGGAGGTGGTGGTACGGCGTCTTCCAGCACCAGGGGGCGCGACCACAGATGCATGCGGAACGCGTTCCGCACGCGGTTCATCCGCGGTGAGGGCTTTGGCGAAAGACCGTAGTTCGCGGCGTCGCGCGGTGCCTGCACCTTGGCCATGCGTTTCCACCCGAGGTTCATGCCATATACGAACAGTGCCGTGCTGATGGAACGCGTCCGTGTGAATGTGCGGAAAGCCCGCTTCCATACCCACGGTTCCTTGGCGGCGGCGAAGCGCAGTTCGTAGATCGCCTCGTCCAGTTCGGTAGCCGGCATGCGCTGCGGGTGATAGACCGTCTCTGTGAACGTGTAGCGTTCCCAGTCCTTCGGGTAGGAAGTGCAGCGGAGGCGCCCGGCCGCTTTCAGACGGTCGAACATCTTGGTGCCCGGCAGTGGCGTCAGGTTCGTGACTTGTATGATGTCCACGCCGAGCTTGACGGCACCAAGTGCGGTGTCCGCTACCGTGTCGGCGGTGTCGCCATCGGCGCCAATAATGAACCCGCCGAAGACCGCGATGCCCGCCTTGTGAAACCCCCGGATCAAGCGCGGATACTGCGAGAGGTTCTTGCGGTTGATGCCCTTGTGATAGTCCTTGAGGGTCTGCTCGTTGAGACTCTCGAAACCGACCAGCATGCCGCGGCAGCCGGCCTTGTACGCAAGCGCCAGTCCCTCCGGGTCGTCACCCATGTTGATCGTCGTCTGACTGAACCACAGGCGCTTGCGGCCGTGCTTGATCAGGGCCCGTAACAGCTCTTTGGCCCACTCGGCGTGCTTCTCGCCGACGCCGAAAAAGTTGTCATCGACGACGAAGATGAACTTCTTCTCAGTCTGGTTCCACTCCACGATGATCTCGCCGATGTCGCGCCGGCGGATCTGGGGGCCATTGAAACGCGTCACCGAGCAGTATTCGCAGCCGACCGGGCAGCCGCGCGAAGTCTGGATCGCCGAGACGTCGTACCGCCCGTTGATCGGCCGGAGGAGCTGGTTTGCCCGGCCGAGCTTGGTATTTTCGAGGTCGGAGAGGCGGCCTTCGTAGCGTGGCAGCAGTCGGCCGGCGGCCGCATCGCGCACGATTTCGGGCCAGATCTCGTCGCATTCACCGACGGCGACGGAATTGCAGTGCGCACCGACTTCGTCGGGGCAGGCCCAGGCATGGGGTCCACCCATGACGGTGGGAACCCCGAGAGACTTGCAGTGATCGGAGATTTCGTACGCGCGGGTAGCGCCACTCGTGTAGGAAGTGATCCCGACGAGATCATAATTCCCGCGCGTGAGCAATGCTTCGGTCTGATCCGTTCCGAAGACTTCGTCGATGATGTCGACGCTGTGCCCGTCCGGCACGCGTTCCGCCAGCACCTGGAGTCCGAGCTGGGGCATGTAGGTGCCAATGGTGTGATAGCCCTGTGAGAGGCGCGTGATGGGGTTGATGAGCGCAATACGCATGCGGTGCGACTCCACAAGGGGGCGGTCGGTGGCCGGCATCGGGTCCGCGGGGATTACGGGCCGGGAACGGGCAGCCGGGACAGTTGCGGGGCCCGAAATCGTTGTTGGGGATTGAGTATCGCCTTCGGGCGGGCGACTGTCAAAGAAAAGCTGGAAAATGGGCCGTGGTGCGTGACCTGGGAGCGGCGTGTTTTTTCATCGACAGGCGAACCGGGCGGTGGTAGGTTGAGTGGGGGCTGGTTTGGGTCACCACCGCATGGTACCAGTGTAAAAAAACGGCAGGCGTGGGGTGTTGACGAGCCCCGGAGGGCGGATGGATGTGCAGTCGTGGGATGCTGGGTGCAGCGCTGGGTGTGTGCTGCTGGTGCACCGTAAACTGGGTGCAAGCCGGAACAGAGTACGTATTCATTCTTGATGAGACCCAATCCACGATCTGGGTCGAGTTGACGGTGACGCTGGGCGGTGTTGACCTGACGGACGAGGATGCTTCACCGGTAGCAGGTACGGTGACGGCGCTTCTGACACCCCCGGCGGGGGGGTTCGAGCAGATCCATGTCACGGGCATGGCGATTGATCTGCTGCAACCGGTGCAATTTGTTCTGGCCGTGCAGTTTCTTGGGGGTGTCAACGTCACCGGCAACGAGGTGGGGCTACGGATGGGTGGTGGCATCGGTATGCCCGGGCCGGCGGTTCCGGTATCGCTCGAGGGCGCTTTCAGCCAACCGGACAACCAGATCGGTCTGGTGGGAACATTCACTTATAACGGGTTTGGCCTGCTCGGCACACCACTTGGCAGCGGGGTCGAGGATCTCGCGGAGTTCGGTGATTTCGTGGCGAACTTCGGCGGAACCGTGTGGGACGATGGGGTACACGTGACCCTAACAGCGCCCATTACCGGGACGCAGTCCCTCGAACTCGACGGTTATCCGGTCACGGTCAATGTGTCTGGCCTGTTGGTGGGAAGAGCACCGAGCCAAGCGGTGACCTACTGCCCCGGGGATCTGAACTGCGACACACATGTCAACTTCACCGATATCTCGCCCTTCATTGCAGCCGTCAAGGCCGGCGGTCCGGGCGCCTGGACCGGCGAATGCCCGTATCTGAACGGGGATTTCACGGGCGATGGCGTAGTGAACTTCACCGATATCTCACCCTTCATTGCGGCGCTCAAGGCCCCGCCGCCCCCGTGCGTCTCCGGCGCGCCGTAGGCACAACCACGGCTCGTCCGTTACACTACTGGCGGTGTGGGGGGTGGATCCGTAGTCAAACCGTTCGGCTGTGGAGCAGGGCGGATGTGGGTCGCCTGCACAGTCGAGCCATTGCTTGCATTCAGGAGATACAGAGTGAACGGACATGTGAAGCTGTTGGTAGGTGTCGCGGTCGCAGCGGGGTTGATGTTGGCGGCGGGGGTGACCCCGCGGATGTCGGTTGCGGCACCGCAGGAGACGCATGGGGGCGGCGGAATGAGCGTCTCAGGGAGCACCGAGCCGCTGCGGACGTTGGACATCAGCGCTGGACAGGCCCATGCAGTGCTGCTGGCGGCCATGCAGAAGGCGGAAGCGATCGATACAAAGATGGATATCGCGGTCGTCGATGCGGGTGGCAATCTCAAAGCGTTCATCCGGATGGACGGCGCATGGCTGGGCAGCATCGACATCTCGATCAAGAAAGCCCGAACGGCGCGCTACTTTGACATGGCGACCGGCGAGATTGGGAAGCTCAGTCAGCCGGGTGGTCCGTTGTACAACATCGAGCACTCAAACGGGGGATTGATCACTTTCCCCGGCGGCGTCCCCCTCAAGGCGGCAGATGGCACGATTATCGGGGCCATCGGCGTGTCGGGTTCGACGGTTGAGAACGACCATACCGTGGCGGCGGCTGGGGCGGCGGCGCTCGCCGCGCATTGATCGAGTTCGAGGTTGCTGCCTGCCCCGGGATGGGGCCGGGGCAGGCGGTTGTGACGGGGGGGGGCGGGCGGCAAAATCGGGGATTCGGGGTGGATTTCGGATGTAGATGTCGCGATACTGGGGTTT encodes:
- a CDS encoding heme-binding protein — protein: MSVSGSTEPLRTLDISAGQAHAVLLAAMQKAEAIDTKMDIAVVDAGGNLKAFIRMDGAWLGSIDISIKKARTARYFDMATGEIGKLSQPGGPLYNIEHSNGGLITFPGGVPLKAADGTIIGAIGVSGSTVENDHTVAAAGAAALAAH
- a CDS encoding PilZ domain-containing protein, with the protein product MEPTTAEQQLRRLFPGELLPHRPLPGNLYDRHGGLLAPRGTVLAETGLGALAEHGAAVYAGPDWEPSESQHRESALDSPEELLQTLHRQHRGGRGAPRCRRFARHKWRTRLSVLVQECSKGITYRRRMTVAACDLSAHGFAFTAVKFLHPGTVVYARFVTDAQQSIMKGIVRNCVYLGDRLHRIGVEFIARNPSERTPEFLELANGE
- a CDS encoding B12-binding domain-containing radical SAM protein, with translation MRIALINPITRLSQGYHTIGTYMPQLGLQVLAERVPDGHSVDIIDEVFGTDQTEALLTRGNYDLVGITSYTSGATRAYEISDHCKSLGVPTVMGGPHAWACPDEVGAHCNSVAVGECDEIWPEIVRDAAAGRLLPRYEGRLSDLENTKLGRANQLLRPINGRYDVSAIQTSRGCPVGCEYCSVTRFNGPQIRRRDIGEIIVEWNQTEKKFIFVVDDNFFGVGEKHAEWAKELLRALIKHGRKRLWFSQTTINMGDDPEGLALAYKAGCRGMLVGFESLNEQTLKDYHKGINRKNLSQYPRLIRGFHKAGIAVFGGFIIGADGDTADTVADTALGAVKLGVDIIQVTNLTPLPGTKMFDRLKAAGRLRCTSYPKDWERYTFTETVYHPQRMPATELDEAIYELRFAAAKEPWVWKRAFRTFTRTRSISTALFVYGMNLGWKRMAKVQAPRDAANYGLSPKPSPRMNRVRNAFRMHLWSRPLVLEDAVPPPPPQVEPQHVPLPIAGAGAE